A single region of the Pelobates fuscus isolate aPelFus1 chromosome 4, aPelFus1.pri, whole genome shotgun sequence genome encodes:
- the ZNF438 gene encoding zinc finger protein 438, which translates to MQCRKIAANAGHFRTIAPKIVPKVTSSTASCSTSQSDIAVSSVSTKPLVMPAQNYTLMKVPGQNGTFSFVAVPQVNSMGAPVIQTTNTPLQENLKLPIPRCQSARNKRLCDKVKNISGLKKTKSEKLATHVTHDNHSEAIPELNASDLELANPTTISPAMDVILESNVNTLGVLSVNASDTLKANTTALSFKKDIPKVFCTSSPMKISVDSEKVASTVENRPMIRCESTKVVDSANAVAVLSPVMFGSPPYLISSAPKGKLPIMPYSKIKKSIISKCKQSANIEKATALNAKSEICKGQASVKTSNDISLQVTPVSTTNVSTPDSCQSNTKLDTGVLTKPSCVSVKRRAKKRKTPSEIMAFQTKMRLVGNKLVVCKDKVKDHVLASNAKIPVCTKKYRSIMPKPAVEVQCLASLGTCDMQSQPMDIFRNRFQQIRSNRWKQGDCLKQSLDCRILSTASKSCFKCNVCDRNFQFKHHLQDHLNTHTNRRPYHCRLCRKSYVHSGSLSTHVKLHHSESRLKKLMCCEFCAKVFGHIRVYFGHLKEVHKVIISTETSTKQLEKKDITKVKDELTPEEMDKGKIKEDHTLYGSADEIKLQIKCGRCDVISPTFSDMKLHLFCEHGDQFQERLQEGILESRQGAPEEVVKHATHYWKLLNERRNVFKCSNCEQEIFGSSKLRKHVCLSYQENTEVESDHAPPKEKSDDEIKDDHHASSVSNMDVQFYCGNYMNCILCKQVFEVKDELLAHWQQNHNCENPSLLWTVFNPLSKEK; encoded by the exons ATGCAGTGccgaaaaattgctgcaaatgcTGGTCACTTCAGAACCATTGCTCCAAAAATTGTGCCCAAGGTTACTTCATCAAcagcgtcttgctccacatcccaGTCAGATATTGCAGTATCCAGCGTCAGCACAAAGCCTCTAGTTATGCCAGCACAAAATTACACATTGATGAAAGTACCTGGACAGAATGGAACGTTCTCTTTTGTTGCTGTGCCACAGGTTAACTCAATGGGGGCACCAGTCATACAAACCACGAACACACCTCTCCAAGAAAATCTCAAATTACCAATCCCAAGGTGCCAGTCTGCAAGAAATAAGAGGTTATGTGACAAAGTGAAAAACATTAGTGGTCTCAAAAAGACGAAATCTGAAAAGCTTGCAACCCACGTAACACATGACAACCATTCTGAAGCCATTCCTGAATTAAATGCAAGTGACCTAGAGTTGGCAAATCCCACTACCATATCCCCAGCGATGGATGTCATTCTGGAAAGCAATGTCAACACTCTAGGAGTGCTTTCTGTGAATGCATCGGACACTCTTAAAGCAAATACTACAGCTTTATCGTTTAAGAAAGATATCCCTAAAGTCTTCTGCACAAGTAGTCCCATGAAGATCAGCGTCGATTCGGAGAAGGTTGCAAGCACAGTAGAGAACAGACCAATGATAAGATGTGAAAGCACCAAAGTTGTGGATTCTGCGAACGCTGTGGCCGTTCTTTCTCCGGTGATGTTTGGCAGTCCACCTTATCTGATCTCATCAGCACCTAAAGGAAAACTACCTATTATGCCttactcaaaaataaaaaaatcaatcatTTCCAAGTGCAAACAGTCTGCAAATATTGAGAAGGCCACTGCTTTGAATGCAAAATCTGAAATCTGCAAAGGCCAGGCCAGTGTTAAAACCTCAAATGATATTTCTTTACAGGTTACTCCTGTATCGACAACAAATGTGTCCACACCTGATTCTTGCCAGTCAAATACTAAGCTGGATACTGGGGTTCTAACAAAACCAAGCTGTGTGTCCGTAAAAAGAAGAGCAAAAAAGAGAAAGACGCCCAGTGAAATAATGGCTTTTCAAACAAAAATGAGACTTGTTGGAAACAAGTTAGTAGTATGCAAAGATAAAGTAAAAGATCATGTTTTAGCTTCAAATGCCAAGATACCTGTGTGTACTAAGAAGTACAGAAGCATAATGCCGAAACCTGCTGTAGAAGTGCAGTGTCTGGCCTCCCTTGGCACATGTGACATGCAATCACAACCGATGGATATATTTAGAAATAGATTTCAACAAATCAGGTCTAATCGATGGAAGCAAGGGGATTGTTTGAAACAAAGTCTTGATTGCAGAATTTTATCTACAGCATCCAAGTCCTGTTTcaaatgtaatgtgtgtgatCGTAATTTTCAGTTTAAGCATCACTTGCAGGACCACTTGAACACTCACACCAACAGAAGGCCGTACCACTGTCGTTTGTGTCGCAAGTCATATGTCCACTCGGGAAGCCTTAGCACACACGTGAAGCTGCACCATAGCGAAAGTCGTTTGAAGAAACTCATGTGCTGTGAGTTCTGCGCAAAAGTGTTCGGACACATAAGAGTTTATTTTGGTCACCTTAAAGAAGTACACAAAGTTATTATCAGTACAGAAACCTCTACCAAGCAACTCGAGAAAAAAGATATAACTAAAGTGAAAGACGAATTAACTCCAGAAGAAAT gGATAAAGGCAAAATTAAGGAGGATCATACCTTGTATGGATCTGCTGATGAAATCAAACTCCAAATTAAATGTGGCCGCTGTGATGTCATAAGTCCTACATTTTCAGACATGAAACTCCATTTATTTTGTGAGCATGGAGACCAGTTTCAAGAAAGACTCCAGGAAGGAATACTGGAGAGCCGTCAGGGCGCCCCGGAAGAAGTGGTTAAACATGCAACTCACTACTGGAAGTTACTCAACGAAAGGAGAAACGTTTTCAAGTGTAGCAACTGTGAACAAGAGATTTTCGGTTCTTCCAAACTGCGCAAACATGTTTGTTTATCTTATCAAGAGAACACTGAGGTTGAAAGCGATCATGCGCCACCAAAAGAGAAATCTGATGATGAAATCAAGGATGACCACCATGCTTCTTCAGTGTCCAACATGGATGTCCAGTTCTACTGTGGGAATTACATGAACTGTATATTGTGCAAACAGGTTTTTGAAGTAAAGGATGAACTTCTGGCTCATTGGCAACAAAATCACAACTGTGAGAACCCTTCACTGCTTTGGACTGTTTTCAATCCACTTTCcaaagaaaagtga